A stretch of DNA from Desulfosarcina ovata subsp. ovata:
GAATACATGGTTAATACTCCCTTTCTGTTAATGATCGTAAGATCGTATTTGTCCGGCAATCGACCAACCAAATGATTCCGGATGGGTTCGAATGAAAATGGAAATCATGGATGATGGTGATCCCCATGGTGAATCGATTATGGTGGATCTATTTAAAGAACAAGGGTTTGTATTAAATTAGGAGGGGGTTAGGATTTGATTAGGGCCCAGCCTGCGGTCTGCCGTACCGGCAAACCAACGGTCATTCCGTTATACCTATCAGACCTTGGAGCCCTTCGAGGAGCTGCGCCCGGCCAGTCGATGGGGAGCGCCACATCAGAAGCGGCTCAACGGTACGGGATACCCTTTCGGATTCGATAACGACGATTTGCCTCTCGGTGCCGGAATTATGGCCGTTGCCGATGCCCCACGGCGAAATGCGGCCCTCGGGGAACACGGCGGTGGCCGCCACCATGACCATGGCGGCCCCGCCTTACGGCCCGGCTGCCCACATGCACGGGGTGTCACGCCGTGGCAAGGCCGTCTGCGCTGGGATATTGGCACATGGGTGAAACGAAAATACGATGGGGTCGGTTCGGTAGAGATCGGGCCGGCGTTGCTTGACATCGAAGCGTGGTGTGGC
This window harbors:
- a CDS encoding HD domain-containing phosphohydrolase, whose translation is MRSAVPANQRSFRYTYQTLEPFEELRPASRWGAPHQKRLNGTGYPFGFDNDDLPLGAGIMAVADAPRRNAALGEHGGGRHHDHGGPALRPGCPHARGVTPWQGRLRWDIGTWVKRKYDGVGSVEIGPALLDIEAWCGCRAAEGNLT